The genome window CATTTTATTCATATCCCAGTACAATATTAAAGTGTTCAACAATAAGTGACAACTAGAAAGCGTTAAGaaaaagttggaaaagaatGGGCGACGCCATTGGCACAacttcttttaaatgaaatgtcaaaattatccttaagttttataaaatataataagtcGATCAATTTGGGGAAGACATTTTTTACATCACTTCAAAATTCTGTGCCAATAGACTTGTGGGTGTGCAAAGGCATtacctagaaaagaaaaatatgtaaaGAGGAAGGAGCAGTTCATGGTTCAAATGCAATCATCAAAAATTAACTCACCCCTCCAATTCTTCCCAGATAAAGGGCAGATTGAAATATTGTCTCCATCGCATCAGGCATCACTATACTTCCTGCAAACATCATGAATAATTGAGAACTCTGttcgttttgatttttgtatcaCAAGAAAAAATTCTGAAGTGTTATCATTTGGTACCGACAAGGTGCCATTTCAAGACGAGCACGGATTACAAGTGCCATTGATTGACTCAAAAGTAAATGTGTGTCAACTTATAGcatgttaaataaatatttgaaacccCATCAAACTTTGCAACTATGTATAGGAACAATGCTAGGACAATCAGGTGCCATTCACCTAACTTTGGGATCACATATTCTCATGCTGGGATAAAAAAGGTACAAGGAAGACACTAGACAGAAAACTTGTACAAATTTGCAGAGAATACAGAATATCAAACACATACCAGGTTCAATAGCCTTGGAAAGCTCCTCTGCTCGCTCAACTTCCTGTAAAAATTCCCCCTCAATCTCAGCGGACATATTCTCTGGCCCAACATCAGGACAATCTTCTGTATCAGGTGTCCCATGCTTCTTGCTGCTGCTTTTCCTCAGTCTTGAGCTCTCTAGGCTTGGACTTCCTTCAATAGCTGACGCAGCCTGAGTATGGCAGATATGAAGCGCTTGCTTCCATATTGCAAGAATGACAAGTTGGATCGAGAATGCTTCCAGTAGCTTACTTGCCTTTATCTATACCAAGGACAATGACAGTTTTAATTTGAGAACACCAACAGTATAAGTTAAAGAGTAATAAAACttgtagaagaaaagaaaattcatatcAATTTATTGCTTGAAAGGAAAGTCAACAGCAGAGGCAGGTATCACACGTGCAAGGCAAGACCATCACTTTGCAAGGTGCATCAAAAACTTAAGAGGTCTTCCAATGCAATGGGTATACTAACTAATGTTAAGGAAGAAATAGAAAAGGTGTGGTGTCCTCtccctaaaaaaaaaccccatcaaTGGTGCCATTAACGTTTCTGTATTGGCCATGTGAGGCAGAAGAAAATGTCTTATAACTCGAAAGTAACCCGCACGAAAAgtttcaaaataataacaaaatgagTAGTAGCAGTGCTATGCATATACAACTCTATTGTCTGCATGAGCTAATTAACCATGCATAtgcaactctattttttttagccaaCAGAGGCctataaaatattcttctttcatttctctGGTTAAACTAGAAACATGATTTTCAAACTTCCACAGGGAACTTTAAAGAGAATTGTATAAAAACTAGTTCAACAGAGAGTAAAGACTTTACCTTTTCGAGCACTAATTCAGTTATGGCAGATGCACACTGCTGCAATGACTTAATCCTAGTCATGCAGTGAGTTGATGGCTGCTCCAAAGCATCTCCCAGATCAACAGATCCTTCAGAAGTCCCAGGAGCAGAGCTCGGGATTTCCAAGCTTCCAAAGAGGCAAAGATTTTTATTGGCAGTGCTAATTATGGGCATTGGGACACTTGGAGTAGTGTTTATGTAGGCAGGTGCTCGAGAAGGACTCTCTGACTTGCATTGTGCATTGCTTGGTTTGGAAGTACTTGCTGTGGAAGATGACACGTCCAAAGGGGGTCCAGAAACAATAACATAATCTTGCTCTATCAACTCCAGTGAATCCACAACTGTATTACAATTGTAGAGTAAGTAAAAGACTTTCATCCCTTGATATGGTATTATTAGGACTTCTAAGTACATTATTATGAAGAAAACAGAACACAATAAAGTTCATGCTACCTCTTGATCTCAGGTTCGCTGATCTTTGGTTGATGGATTTTGGAGGTTCATTTAGACTTTCATCCAATGCTTTATTGATACCAGGCCTAAAACTAGCATTTTCCAAGTTCTGTCTGGCACTATCATATCTCGAAGTAAAATCCACATCATTGAGAACATTAGATGTTGCATCCCTTCCCCCAACTCTTGAATCAAGAGAAAATCCATAGGTGGACTTCATCGGCGACATCCTCTTAGAAACAAAAGGGCTACACTCTAGACCACTAGAATCATCATCCAAAAGGAAAGGCAGACAATCCTCCTGAGAATTGTCATCAGCATTCCTTCCAAGATTGCTTTCAGAGAAAGGAAATCCATCTACTGATCTTGAAGATCTCCTGCGACTGCATAACACATATCGTTTAAGGTCTGaaataaacatatattaagATCATGGACATGAGAGCTTTTTCTCATTGTACCTTAATGATTCGTCTTTTTTcctttgagaaagaaaagggtGATTAAAGAACTCCTCAAATGTAAGTCGTTCCACTGTATAATATGAAGAGAGAATTTTTACAAACAAGAAATAAGATGCTAAGCAAATATTTGTAACACAGTTAACAAATTTTCTAACACAGGTAGTTGACTGAGTGTGTGTGGACAGAAGGGAACAAATTTGTGATACCAATCTggctcataatttttttatgttgttctttatgttaaagagtaatataaaactatttttgaaactttacacaacttaagcttttgggttgagatgattctttgacatgatatcaaaatcttaataataatcTCACCACTTCCCATTCTCTCTAATtggattaataaaattaagcacaaggtagtggTGAActtatacaagtttcaagttcaaaaggcTTTCATTTAAGAGAATGtgttagagagtaatataaaactattcttGAGACCTcaccaatagcttaaacttttgggttgagatggttcgcTAACATTATATGCAACCATTCAACGTAGTTGGTAACAAGGTTGAGGATTATGATGGTAAATTTGGATTTTGCATGTAGTTGTTCATTACTTGGactttgaaataagaaaaatatttcaactaGAATTAGAAATTTATGAATTCAAATTGAACGTGATATGCtaacaaaacttttatttttgaacaaGTGACTCAATCTCTTGAACATCCATAAgcctttcaataaaaaaaagaaaaaaaagaacaagtgACTCCATCTCTTGAACATCCATAAGcctttcaataattaaaaaaaaaaagaacaagtgACTCGTTTGGTCCATCTCTTGAACATCCAAACGCCTTTCAGCTGTATGCAGATGAAGACATGCATCAAACATTTAATCATGCAATTATATGAAATTTGATACAACGtggcattaataaaaaatatatcaatgatCACGTGTGCGTAAACATGGACTCCTTTTTCTCCCAACTTCTTGAAGCTTTCACTTTATAAccatataaattcaaatttcaagcaACATTGCA of Populus trichocarpa isolate Nisqually-1 chromosome 16, P.trichocarpa_v4.1, whole genome shotgun sequence contains these proteins:
- the LOC7468839 gene encoding serine/threonine-protein kinase ATG1c, with the protein product MAQATGRNGRVVGDYLVGRQIGSGSFSVVWHARHRVHGTEVAIKEIVTNRLNKKLQESLMSEIFILKRINHPNIIRLHDIIEAPGRIHIVLEYCKGGDLSMYIQRHGRVPEAIANHFMQQLAAGLQILRDNNLIHRDLKPQNLLLSTSDGNAVLKIADFGFARSLQPRGLAETLCGSPLYMAPEIMQLQKYDAKADLWSVGAILFQLVTGKTPFTGNNQIQLLQNIVKSTQLQFPLDNKDLSADCKDLCQKLLRRSPVERLTFEEFFNHPFLSQRKKDESLSRRRSSRSVDGFPFSESNLGRNADDNSQEDCLPFLLDDDSSGLECSPFVSKRMSPMKSTYGFSLDSRVGGRDATSNVLNDVDFTSRYDSARQNLENASFRPGINKALDESLNEPPKSINQRSANLRSRVVDSLELIEQDYVIVSGPPLDVSSSTASTSKPSNAQCKSESPSRAPAYINTTPSVPMPIISTANKNLCLFGSLEIPSSAPGTSEGSVDLGDALEQPSTHCMTRIKSLQQCASAITELVLEKIKASKLLEAFSIQLVILAIWKQALHICHTQAASAIEGSPSLESSRLRKSSSKKHGTPDTEDCPDVGPENMSAEIEGEFLQEVERAEELSKAIEPGSIVMPDAMETIFQSALYLGRIGGVDELMGDLEKAALLYSKAVRLLVFLLVEAPSLILNPPFSLTNSDRYRLRRYIDILNNRQNHSRPPRMAPPKREDQQCPP